In Methanococcoides methylutens, the following proteins share a genomic window:
- a CDS encoding PAS domain S-box protein has product MYTIYSSRVHTGFKPAKKESIASIIGSTPEFDSEASVFFSWDLENDWNILDVSDNVSLFGYTVEECLDERFSYSDLVHPHDLDRVFSELQIYRELEGTSSFVQNYRILAKNGSVADVKVLNTLTITADGSVGSAYGFMIEMTSLPNITHSNHASFYLESIIDSLKESILIIGNDFEVIYANDSFYELFKVGPEDVIGKNARKFAQFRQDSPELFSKLKDVCAEGKPVKNLEFTYTFTNVGMRTISLNANRLSLSTDDGCLLFVAFEDITELKKAEELLSSEEKYASLVEKGTEGIIVVRDDIIKYANTKFCELRGLQKEDIIGSDLFSHIPTEYHRMISIKIKKWLASKKKDPKSYEVNIFSKDEENIPVEITASHGDYGGEPGLIITINDIREKRKAKEALIDTEKNFRLIFEKSPMGIVRFDQKGTITNSNEVFDELFNHLQENVLGQSLFDFLKDDKIRQGLNDVLTGKSNNFESETQLKKDNNSLILRLNLSSLIVDGFPQGGMAIFDDVTLHKMGEESLQQNENRLKILLELSQMADDDVSSIIRFALRSALDLTQSSEGYILRLGDNGIPDLCLSLLKDEEGQYDFNEESINCSSDLKRTIKENGSTGKPLFSNILTDHNNRSDISEKAVHRIELPFYDGSSIKFVLGVENKDTSYNYLDTHNLKLLLQSMWKLIIHREANEALEASEEKYSTLVEKGNDGIIIIQDGMLKFANPMFCEIVGLSPDKVHDTKFTRYISPEYIRMVEKLLSKILEKKKSISRRSEIILMGKSRGSIPVEITTSRIDHNGKPSIMAIIHDITKPKEKERELLETLEVQKVLQAVIKSSPAVVFFWGSQSEWPVEFVSENIEKFGYSPEEFISGKLNYSDIIHPSDSERVHAYFDRKNYEGTSEYRIEYRIITKTGDVRWVEERSTPQYDEEGKLAHIQGIIIDITERKRIDQFLNIESEVGNLFTPSGDLQETFDQLLEFSLHIKGLDCGALYIVDKNNGDLNLVSHNGLSEEFVKTYSHYGPDSIQNRFFLTGYPLYKLYSEIFPLTRHDKRVDEGLLATAVIPVKYREEIVAVLFLASHDEYDISYDVHTSIETIAAQIGSIIGRIETEVDLQKNQNDLKLLLDSINDLIFVLDNEGCVLYTNESVTGKLGYSKEEITGMNFIKMHPHNKVLDVANYFSEAVSGKETVFTLPLLTNTGMAISVETRLNKGIWNKQEALVAACREVN; this is encoded by the coding sequence ATGTATACTATATACAGTTCCAGAGTACACACAGGTTTTAAGCCTGCTAAAAAGGAGTCAATTGCATCAATTATAGGCAGTACGCCTGAATTCGATAGCGAAGCTTCTGTATTTTTTTCCTGGGACCTTGAAAATGACTGGAATATCCTGGATGTTTCTGACAATGTCTCTCTTTTTGGATATACTGTTGAAGAATGTCTGGATGAAAGATTCTCATATTCTGATCTTGTTCACCCTCATGACCTGGATAGAGTATTCTCTGAGCTGCAAATTTATCGGGAACTTGAAGGGACCTCCTCTTTTGTTCAGAACTACAGAATATTGGCAAAAAATGGCTCTGTAGCGGATGTAAAAGTACTTAATACTCTAACAATTACTGCTGATGGGTCGGTTGGATCAGCCTATGGTTTCATGATAGAAATGACAAGCTTACCAAATATTACTCATTCAAATCATGCAAGTTTTTATTTAGAATCAATTATCGATTCGCTAAAAGAATCTATTTTAATAATAGGTAATGATTTTGAGGTTATCTATGCGAACGATTCTTTCTATGAATTATTCAAAGTTGGACCTGAAGATGTAATTGGTAAAAATGCAAGAAAGTTTGCTCAGTTCAGGCAAGATTCCCCTGAGCTCTTTAGTAAATTAAAAGATGTCTGTGCGGAAGGAAAACCTGTCAAGAATCTCGAATTCACATATACTTTTACCAACGTTGGGATGCGAACGATCTCGTTGAATGCAAATCGTCTTTCTTTGTCCACCGATGATGGATGTCTGTTGTTTGTAGCATTTGAAGATATCACTGAACTGAAAAAAGCAGAAGAACTGCTCTCATCTGAAGAAAAATATGCTTCACTCGTTGAAAAAGGAACTGAGGGCATAATTGTTGTTCGAGATGATATCATAAAGTATGCTAACACGAAATTCTGTGAACTTAGGGGGCTGCAAAAAGAAGATATAATAGGTTCTGATCTCTTTTCCCATATTCCTACTGAATATCATCGAATGATCTCAATAAAGATCAAAAAATGGTTGGCAAGTAAAAAGAAGGATCCTAAAAGTTATGAGGTAAACATCTTTTCAAAAGATGAAGAGAACATACCGGTGGAAATTACAGCCTCCCATGGCGACTATGGAGGAGAACCCGGCCTGATCATAACGATTAATGATATTCGTGAAAAAAGAAAAGCAAAGGAAGCCCTTATCGATACTGAGAAAAACTTCCGACTCATCTTTGAGAAATCCCCAATGGGAATTGTTCGTTTTGATCAGAAAGGCACCATCACCAACTCCAACGAAGTATTCGATGAATTATTCAATCATCTTCAAGAAAATGTGCTAGGACAGAGTTTATTTGATTTCCTGAAAGATGACAAAATAAGACAGGGTCTTAATGATGTACTTACTGGAAAATCCAATAATTTTGAATCAGAGACCCAACTTAAAAAAGATAACAATTCACTGATACTTCGTTTGAATCTAAGTTCATTGATCGTAGATGGCTTCCCTCAAGGAGGAATGGCTATCTTTGATGATGTAACACTTCACAAGATGGGAGAAGAGTCCCTTCAGCAAAATGAAAACCGTCTCAAAATACTTCTTGAACTTAGCCAGATGGCGGATGATGATGTATCCAGTATCATTAGATTTGCCCTTCGGTCGGCCCTGGACCTCACACAAAGCAGTGAAGGATATATCCTACGATTAGGGGATAATGGGATACCTGATCTTTGTTTGTCTCTTTTAAAAGATGAAGAAGGCCAGTATGATTTCAATGAAGAAAGTATTAATTGTTCTTCTGATCTAAAAAGAACCATTAAAGAAAACGGTTCAACAGGCAAACCTTTATTCTCTAACATTCTGACAGACCACAATAATAGATCTGATATATCAGAAAAAGCAGTGCATCGCATAGAACTTCCGTTTTATGATGGCAGTTCGATCAAATTTGTGCTGGGCGTCGAAAATAAGGATACATCATACAATTATCTTGACACACATAACCTCAAACTACTTCTGCAATCGATGTGGAAACTGATCATTCACAGAGAAGCGAATGAAGCATTAGAAGCTTCAGAGGAAAAGTATTCAACACTTGTTGAAAAAGGAAATGATGGCATCATCATCATTCAGGATGGCATGCTTAAATTTGCCAATCCAATGTTCTGTGAGATCGTGGGATTGTCCCCTGACAAAGTACATGATACAAAATTTACCAGATACATTTCACCTGAATACATAAGAATGGTAGAGAAATTATTATCGAAGATACTGGAAAAGAAAAAGAGCATAAGTCGTAGATCTGAAATTATTCTAATGGGGAAGAGTAGAGGATCCATTCCAGTTGAGATTACCACTTCCCGCATTGACCACAATGGTAAACCTTCAATAATGGCAATCATTCATGATATAACCAAACCGAAAGAAAAAGAGCGGGAATTACTAGAAACTCTGGAAGTTCAAAAGGTTTTGCAGGCTGTAATAAAAAGCAGTCCGGCCGTTGTTTTCTTCTGGGGTTCCCAATCAGAATGGCCTGTGGAATTCGTTTCTGAAAATATCGAAAAGTTTGGTTACTCCCCGGAGGAATTTATTTCAGGGAAGTTGAATTATAGTGATATTATTCACCCATCAGATTCTGAGAGGGTGCACGCATATTTTGACAGGAAGAATTATGAAGGTACGTCGGAATATCGCATCGAGTATCGTATAATAACAAAAACCGGAGATGTGCGCTGGGTAGAGGAAAGATCAACTCCTCAATATGATGAAGAAGGAAAGCTTGCTCATATTCAGGGTATAATAATAGACATCACTGAACGTAAAAGGATCGATCAGTTCCTTAATATTGAATCTGAGGTGGGAAACCTGTTCACCCCATCCGGAGACCTTCAGGAAACATTTGACCAACTTCTGGAGTTCTCTTTACACATAAAGGGTCTTGATTGTGGTGCCCTTTATATTGTTGACAAGAACAATGGTGATCTCAACCTCGTATCTCATAATGGACTTTCAGAAGAATTTGTGAAAACGTATTCCCACTATGGCCCGGATTCCATACAAAACAGGTTCTTCCTAACAGGTTATCCGCTCTATAAACTTTATTCAGAGATATTTCCACTGACACGTCATGATAAGCGGGTGGATGAAGGACTTCTTGCTACTGCAGTTATTCCTGTAAAGTACCGGGAAGAGATAGTAGCAGTTCTTTTCCTTGCGTCTCATGACGAATACGACATATCCTATGATGTTCATACATCAATTGAGACCATTGCTGCACAGATAGGCTCTATAATAGGTCGTATTGAAACCGAGGTTGACCTCCAGAAGAACCAGAACGATCTGAAATTACTTCTGGACAGCATTAATGATCTCATATTTGTCCTTGATAACGAAGGATGCGTTCTTTATACAAACGAAAGCGTGACGGGCAAACTTGGTTATTCAAAAGAAGAAATTACAGGCATGAATTTCATCAAAATGCATCCTCACAATAAAGTACTGGATGTAGCAAATTACTTTAGTGAGGCTGTTTCAGGTAAAGAGACTGTGTTTACACTTCCTCTACTAACCAACACAGGGATGGCAATTTCCGTTGAAACAAGATTGAATAAAGGCATCTGGAACAAACAGGAAGCATTAGTAGCTGCCTGTCGTGAGGTGAATTGA
- the mtaC gene encoding methanol--corrinoid protein MtaC, whose translation MIDINPQRTLVRYNVKVEQEMTPEEVAENLFPKDEAIREVARAVFEGDEDEVVESLQNAIAKGKDPLSLINDALMLGMEIVSELYDDNMLYLPDVIISAQAMIEGIEFCKEQSGQEHEYRGKIVSYVVEGDIHDIGKKIVTVLLRAKGYEVIDLGKDVPVEEVIAAVKKEKPIMLTGTALMTTTMSAFKDVNSRLLDSDINVPVVCGGGAVTQDFISQYDLGLYCEEAADVPKIADAILKGFDVERLRKEFHKH comes from the coding sequence GTGATCGACATAAATCCTCAACGTACGTTGGTGCGATATAATGTTAAAGTAGAACAGGAAATGACTCCTGAAGAAGTTGCAGAGAACCTATTTCCAAAAGATGAAGCTATACGTGAAGTTGCAAGAGCTGTTTTTGAGGGAGATGAAGATGAAGTTGTTGAAAGTCTTCAGAATGCGATAGCTAAAGGCAAAGATCCTTTATCCCTGATAAATGATGCACTCATGTTAGGAATGGAAATTGTATCCGAACTTTACGATGACAATATGCTCTATCTTCCTGATGTTATTATCTCAGCTCAGGCAATGATCGAAGGAATCGAATTCTGTAAAGAGCAATCGGGACAGGAGCATGAGTATAGAGGCAAGATCGTTTCCTATGTTGTAGAAGGTGACATACATGACATTGGCAAGAAGATCGTAACAGTGCTTCTCAGGGCAAAGGGCTATGAGGTCATTGATCTTGGAAAAGATGTTCCTGTAGAAGAGGTAATAGCTGCCGTGAAAAAGGAAAAACCCATCATGCTTACCGGAACCGCCCTTATGACAACTACTATGTCTGCATTTAAGGATGTAAATTCCCGCCTTCTTGATAGTGATATTAATGTTCCTGTTGTATGTGGAGGGGGGGCAGTTACACAGGATTTCATTTCGCAGTACGATCTTGGCCTCTACTGTGAGGAAGCAGCAGACGTTCCAAAGATCGCAGATGCTATACTGAAAGGATTTGATGTTGAACGCCTCAGGAAGGAGTTCCATAAACATTGA